The Arcobacter roscoffensis genome segment GCTCACCACGACTTACAACTACCTCTTTGTTTTTAGCAAAAGTATTTAGTATCAAAAATACAGCACTAGCATTGTTGTTTACAACAACTGCATCTTCACAACCTGTAAGAGCTTGAAGAGTAGATACTATATGCTCATATCTTTCACCTCTTTTTCCCTCTTGAAGAGAATACTCTAAGTTGTTGTATGAAGTAGCAACTTTTTTTGCTCTATCAAAACTATCTGGATTTATCAAAGACCTACCTAAGTTTGTATGTACGATAATACCTGTAGCATTTATAACTTTTTGAAGTGAAGGTTTTGTGATGTCTTGGTACTTTTTAAGTACATCATTTATAATATCATCTTGTGTGAAATCTTGGATTTTTTCATCTAAGATATCTTGTCTATACTGATTTATAGTATCTTTACTGATACTTGTAATCAACTGTTTTGAAAGCTCTTCAAAAGCTTTGTTGTTGACAAACTTGTCAACCTTTGGAAGGTTCTTAAGTAAACCCATATTTACCCTTTCAGATAGTTTTAAAATAAAATGCTGTAAGATTTCAATTCTTTTAAGCGGGGGGTATGTGATCCTGGTGGACACCGCAGGCTTCAACCCTGATCGGAGGTTCGTGTGTACGCGCCTCGGTAGGTTCGATTCCTACACCTTCTCGCCATTATTTAAATGGCTATACTCCCCTTAAAATCATACTTTCTTACAAAATAATTCAGAGATTTTATCTAATATATAATTCATTTTAACTTAATAAAATGGTAAAATTTATTTTACTTTTTGTCAAAATATGCTTTTCTATAAATGTCCAGTTTTTACAAAGATAATAGTTTCTTCTTTTACAAAGGGAAAATGCTCACTTAAATGAGGACTTCTTATCCAAGAACCTTTTGGATAGTTTCCATATTCATCCATAAATATACCTTCTAGCACAAGTATTTCTTCACCTCCCCAGTGTTTATGAGGAATAAACTTTTCATCTTTTGGCCATTTAACTAGTGCTGTTTGAACATCAAGAGGCATTACTTTTAGATTGCCTTGTCCTTCTAACCATTCTGAGGTTTCAGTATCAATAATGATTTTTTGTTCATCAGAAAAATGATTTGTCTTTCTAAAAAATACACAGTTATCATCTGTTTTTACTAAAGATTCATTTTCCTTACTTAGTTTGAGATAAGTTCCTTTAAGAAATTTTCCATATTGGTTTATGTATGTACCTTCAAGAACAAATACTTCTACACTATTTATTTTTGTTTCTTGATTTAAGCTAGAGTTTTTTTGTAGTTTGATTAGAGATGTTTCTTCTTCATCTTTTGTTGATAAAACTTTTTTAAATACATTTTGAGTATCTATTTGCCATTCTAGATTGTTTGTATCTATTAAAGCTTTTTTTTCATAGTCACTATTCATGTTAATCCTAAGAATTTATATCGTTGTTGTATTTTAATCTTTATTTCCTTAGCTTGTAAATAAAAGACTAAAAAATATAAATTTTGATTAGAAAATATACAGAGAATTAATTGATAAAAATTTTGTTTTTATTTTTATAATAAAAATAATTTCAAGAGCCAGTTTTTTGCTTAAAATAACTAATCATATAACGATTAAATTTTAATTAAAATAACCTATAAATTAATTTTTAAAATTTTTAAATAAATAAAATAACTCTCATAATCCCCTTAAATAAGGTGTTTTAGGGATATATAATTAAAGATGACAGGTAGTTTATTCATAGCATTAAGATAGCATTGTAAATTAGACAAATAATACTCCCATTAACTAGTTATTTTTTACAATTATTTTGTTTATTTTATTGGTTTTAGAACAAAATTTAGCTATAATATTATGAAGTACGTAATATACTCAAAAAATCTTAAGGAGATAAACATAATGTTTAAAAAAATTGTACCTATAACTTTGAATAATCACAAAGATTTAAAAGTAAAGCAAATTGATAACTTTAATTTCGTAAGTGATATTCACTTAGCTTCTGTGATGGTTCACGAATTCTCAAGAGCTGCTGCTACATACCCAATCGTTTTCTTAGAAGATAAAGCAAATGATAAATTTAGACCAGTTGTTATGTTAGGACTTGAAGCAGGTGAAAACCTATTTGTTCAAGAAGGTAAATGGAAGGCATCTTACATTCCTGCAATTGTTAGAAGATATCCTTTCGCACTTTCTAAAACAGGTGATGAAGATAGATACGTAATTTGTATTGATGAAGATAGTGAATTTGTTAACAATGACGAAGGTCAAGCTATATTCAAAGAAGACGGTACAGCTGATGAAGTAATGGATAGAGTAAAAAAATATTTAACTGAACTTCAGCAAATGGATTTATTTACTGATAAGTTTTGTGAGGATATGAAGTCTGAAAACATGTTTACACCTCTTAACATGAAAGTTAGAGTTGGTGATGAAATTAAAAATGTTGGTGGAGCTTATGTAATCAATGAAGAAAGATTTAATGACTTAAACAATGAAAAGTTTGTTGAGTTAAGAGAGAAGAAATATATTCCTGTTATTTATTCTCATTTAAGTTCATTAGCTCAAATTGAAAGATTATTGACTTTCAAAGATACATCAAGAGCAGTTACTGAAAAAATCGAAGAAAGATTTGAAGAAGTAAAATAAACAAAAAATCAGAAGATAGTTTATAGTGCACAAAGTTCTACTTTGTGTACTATTAAGTTATCAATCATCAAGAAAAAGGATATATTATGAAAAGACCAAGTGGATTAAATAATTTACATAGAAGATACCAAAGACATCAAGAGAAACTACAGGCTAAAAAACAAAAAAAACTATTCAAAGAAGGAAATAGTTTATTTGAAATAGAACCTTTAGAGCAAAGGACACTATTATCTGCTGATCCTTTACTTGGTGCAGGTTCTGCTGCAGTTATTTTAAATGATAATGAAAATAAATACCAAGAAA includes the following:
- a CDS encoding cupin domain-containing protein; its protein translation is MNSDYEKKALIDTNNLEWQIDTQNVFKKVLSTKDEEETSLIKLQKNSSLNQETKINSVEVFVLEGTYINQYGKFLKGTYLKLSKENESLVKTDDNCVFFRKTNHFSDEQKIIIDTETSEWLEGQGNLKVMPLDVQTALVKWPKDEKFIPHKHWGGEEILVLEGIFMDEYGNYPKGSWIRSPHLSEHFPFVKEETIIFVKTGHL
- a CDS encoding SapC family protein, whose protein sequence is MFKKIVPITLNNHKDLKVKQIDNFNFVSDIHLASVMVHEFSRAAATYPIVFLEDKANDKFRPVVMLGLEAGENLFVQEGKWKASYIPAIVRRYPFALSKTGDEDRYVICIDEDSEFVNNDEGQAIFKEDGTADEVMDRVKKYLTELQQMDLFTDKFCEDMKSENMFTPLNMKVRVGDEIKNVGGAYVINEERFNDLNNEKFVELREKKYIPVIYSHLSSLAQIERLLTFKDTSRAVTEKIEERFEEVK